The genomic DNA CTGGTGTTGCAGACGGTGCTGCCGGCGCTCCTGAGCGCGAGCGGGCCGTCCACGCTGGTGCTGGAGGGCGGGACGCACAACCCGGCGGCGCCGCCGTTCGACTTCCTGACGAAGGCGTACCTGCCGCTGGTGCGGAAGATGGGGCCGGTGGTGGAGGCGTCGCTGGAGCGGCCCGGGTTCTTTCCCGCGGGGGGAGGGAAGTTCCGCGTGAGTGTGCGGCCCGCGCCGCTCGAGCCCCTGCACCTGTTGGAGCGGGGGAAGGTGGTGCGCCGGCTGGCCACGGCGATGGTGGCGCAGGTGCCGTTCGACGTGGCTCAGCGGGAGCTGACGACGGTGGGGCGCACGCTCGGGTGGAGCGCGGAGGAGCGCCGGGTGGAGGAGGTGAAGCGCTCGGCGGGACCGGGAAACGTATTGTCGCTGGAGGTGGAGAGCGAGCACGTCACCGAGGTGTTCACGGGCTTCGGGGAGCGGGGTGTGCGGGCGGAGGCGGTCGCCGAGGCGGTGGCGGAGGAGGCCCGGGTCTACCTGGAGGCCGAGGTGCCCGTGGGCCCGCACCTGTGTGATCAGCTGTTGCTCCTGCTGGCCCTGGCCCGGGGAGGCTCGTTCCGGACGCTGCCCCTCGAGGGACATGCGCTCACCCAGATGGAGACGTTCGCGCACTTCACCGATGTGCGGGTCACCGAGACCCCCATCGCCCCCCGGGTGAGGGAAATCGTGGTGCGCGGTTGATGGCGGGCTTCACCGAGGAGCAGTTGAACGCCGCGCTGCGTCGCGCGAGCGAGGAGCTGGGCTTTCCCTCCTATTATGAGGCGTGTGTCCGGCCCCTCGTGCGTGACCCCGAGGGCCATTGGCCCCGCTGCTGCGGCGGGGGGTGTGATCCCTGTGCCCAGAGGCTCATCCAGGTGGCGCTGAGAACGCTGGAAC from Melittangium boletus DSM 14713 includes the following:
- the rtcA gene encoding RNA 3'-terminal phosphate cyclase codes for the protein MVRIDGSKGEGGGQVLRTSLALSLVTGTPFQMENIRAGRSKPGLLRQHLTSVKAAAAVGGAEVEGAELHSRTLTFRPRSVKPGDYHFAVGTAGSATLVLQTVLPALLSASGPSTLVLEGGTHNPAAPPFDFLTKAYLPLVRKMGPVVEASLERPGFFPAGGGKFRVSVRPAPLEPLHLLERGKVVRRLATAMVAQVPFDVAQRELTTVGRTLGWSAEERRVEEVKRSAGPGNVLSLEVESEHVTEVFTGFGERGVRAEAVAEAVAEEARVYLEAEVPVGPHLCDQLLLLLALARGGSFRTLPLEGHALTQMETFAHFTDVRVTETPIAPRVREIVVRG